In the genome of Bremerella sp. JC817, one region contains:
- a CDS encoding PTS sugar transporter subunit IIA — translation MPSQDFDLDELAAYLHLTPPQVEKLANRDDIPGRKVAGKWKFSKADIHHWLEHRIGVYDDQQLERVEGVLDRHGKHEEPVRISDMLHASTIKIPITSRSPRKVITEICEVSMEAGYLWDAPKMMDAILQRESMHSTALDNGVALLHPRRPLPMILSESFLAMGRTYQGIPFGGSRGVLTDVFFLIASVDDPSHLRTLARLSRIINDSTLIQGIRAANHAEDVLELIEEREDQL, via the coding sequence ATGCCCTCGCAAGACTTCGATCTAGACGAACTGGCCGCTTACCTCCACCTCACCCCACCTCAGGTCGAGAAGCTCGCCAACCGCGACGACATCCCCGGGAGAAAGGTTGCTGGCAAGTGGAAGTTCTCTAAAGCGGACATCCATCACTGGTTGGAACATCGCATTGGTGTTTACGACGACCAACAACTGGAACGGGTCGAAGGGGTACTCGACCGGCATGGCAAGCATGAAGAGCCGGTCCGGATCTCCGACATGCTGCATGCCAGCACCATCAAGATTCCGATCACGTCGCGTTCGCCGCGGAAAGTGATCACGGAAATCTGCGAGGTCTCGATGGAAGCGGGCTACTTGTGGGACGCGCCCAAGATGATGGACGCCATCCTGCAGCGTGAAAGCATGCACTCGACCGCGCTCGACAACGGCGTGGCGCTGCTTCACCCGCGACGTCCTTTGCCGATGATTCTGTCAGAAAGCTTTCTGGCGATGGGGCGAACCTACCAGGGCATTCCGTTTGGTGGCAGCCGTGGCGTGCTGACCGACGTCTTCTTTCTGATCGCTTCGGTCGACGACCCATCGCACCTGCGAACGCTGGCTCGTTTGAGCCGGATCATCAACGACAGCACTCTCATCCAAGGGATCCGGGCCGCTAACCATGCCGAAGACGTGCTCGAGCTGATCGAAGAACGCGAGGACCAACTGTAA
- the murE gene encoding UDP-N-acetylmuramyl-tripeptide synthetase, which yields MSQTLTSRVGVSLRNLLPGAKFFGASDILAKGCCARPEHVLPGEIFMAICDDDQDGHDHVEDAIRRGAAAVVSEKPLPVSVPVCVVSDSREAYGQLCHALADQPSDRIKVIGVTGTNGKTTTCLLIKAILQKAGAKVGSLTSLGFDNGYDEQSWSHPTPNPAIMADLLSRMQYNGCTHAVIEASSEGLVKQHLAGIQLDVAAFTNIRQNHIELHGSARNYYRAKKKLLKYLRDTGVAIFNGDDSNCTRLMNQSEVPSLSIAVHGVGEITATVVERHKSEQTFLLTAGSQTMPVCTRMIGDHHVYNCLVAAAVCLVYGVDMKTVVRGLESVETLPGRMQRIECGQSFGVFVDQAHTHDGLAVALKTLRRVTHGRLICVLGAHESSDKINRPLLGRVAERGSDVSLITLSGSYGQMQNEVVHDIVDGFARPAKAHVVANRKEAIRYALSQAEIGDTVLITGQTTERLVSDRVEQSDPRDCDVARELLYEMVQDEDHSMPEAKVIAFPR from the coding sequence ATGTCGCAGACACTCACTTCCCGCGTGGGAGTATCGCTCCGCAATCTGCTGCCAGGAGCCAAATTCTTCGGTGCGAGTGACATTCTAGCCAAAGGTTGCTGTGCTCGACCCGAGCATGTTCTGCCCGGCGAAATATTCATGGCCATTTGCGACGACGATCAAGATGGCCACGACCATGTCGAAGATGCCATCCGTCGCGGTGCCGCGGCGGTTGTCTCCGAGAAGCCACTCCCCGTTAGCGTGCCGGTGTGTGTGGTCTCGGACAGCCGCGAGGCGTATGGCCAACTGTGCCATGCGTTGGCCGATCAACCAAGCGATCGGATCAAGGTGATTGGTGTCACCGGAACCAACGGCAAAACGACGACTTGCCTGCTGATTAAAGCCATTTTGCAGAAGGCTGGCGCCAAGGTTGGCAGCTTGACCAGTCTCGGTTTTGATAACGGCTACGACGAACAATCGTGGAGCCATCCAACGCCGAATCCGGCCATCATGGCGGACCTTCTTTCACGGATGCAATACAACGGCTGCACCCACGCCGTGATTGAAGCTTCGAGCGAAGGTTTGGTCAAACAACACCTCGCCGGCATCCAGTTGGACGTGGCAGCCTTTACCAATATTCGCCAGAATCACATCGAATTGCACGGTTCGGCTCGCAACTACTACCGTGCCAAGAAGAAGCTTCTAAAATACCTCCGCGACACAGGCGTTGCCATTTTCAACGGCGACGACTCGAACTGTACGCGGCTGATGAATCAGTCGGAAGTTCCATCGCTGTCGATTGCCGTCCACGGAGTGGGCGAGATCACCGCGACGGTTGTCGAACGCCACAAGAGCGAACAAACTTTCCTGCTGACCGCCGGCAGCCAGACGATGCCGGTTTGCACCCGCATGATTGGTGACCACCATGTATACAACTGCCTGGTCGCCGCCGCGGTGTGCCTTGTTTATGGAGTGGATATGAAAACGGTCGTTCGCGGCTTGGAATCGGTGGAAACGCTTCCAGGTCGAATGCAGCGAATCGAATGCGGACAATCGTTCGGCGTTTTCGTCGATCAGGCCCACACCCACGATGGGCTGGCGGTTGCCTTGAAGACCCTTCGCCGCGTGACCCACGGCCGCTTGATCTGCGTGCTGGGGGCCCACGAATCGAGTGACAAAATCAATCGTCCGCTGTTGGGCCGAGTGGCTGAACGAGGAAGCGATGTGTCGCTGATCACTCTCAGTGGCAGCTATGGGCAGATGCAGAACGAAGTGGTTCACGACATCGTTGATGGCTTCGCCCGACCTGCTAAGGCCCACGTGGTTGCCAACCGCAAAGAAGCGATCCGCTATGCTTTGAGCCAGGCCGAAATTGGCGACACCGTGCTGATCACTGGGCAAACCACCGAACGACTGGTGAGCGACCGAGTCGAACAAAGCGATCCGCGCGACTGCGATGTTGCCCGCGAACTGCTTTACGAGATGGTTCAGGACGAAGATCACTCGATGCCAGAAGCCAAGGTTATCGCGTTTCCGCGCTAA
- a CDS encoding WD40 repeat domain-containing protein: MAHTTTIAKRGRLLALFACLCVPGLFAGCEGESLIDDPSTPPAPSASSPPPLNPQPPGTEPATTPSTTTPPPMAEPGTAQTPAAQTPGSTPAPNSLPVDTPPPPMGLGPSPVTPAPAMTPSGAPGASAPPAATPPAPALSPMAPGTTDVSALRSKLLGFWAPEKDPNSGFQPPILEIGEEEFSIAGGESGPYQLLDATTPARIILDGGHEKMHALVDLNGDTLRLSMLDPREHQGDFPKSMNDKRGMQLTFRRGESPPRSIAHFGLSVRGVYYQAGTLRPDGKAVAMRLGNQLLVWDLENQRKVTRLSSLNCGEIGQMSWSPDGKWLGVASQYALPNIDGGYVMDVDTMKPLATFEKECAYVVFSPDGRFFATGGREVNPKLWSTTSGKPVIELKTQANRSEAGAISPNSKWLATYGHGSDTIELFETQSGKKLAELPLKKDQQVSRICFAPDNRSVYALTTNEEPGVWKFALDSKQPMPQRIHETEYDDMAFSADGSVFVASAEEVLEVREDPDARDPTETFALAIDGTTIDVSRDGRLLLGASKGRCEVFDRKATSDEKAVRWPGRLSEEQDAIFTQDSKFFDMSYTLVGEDRNIMQDGNPVLSWRVRVFDRYDASVEHELAPWDSQENKALLETPPKLFRLDKPEDNKAYALHVTGPGTVRDPNGISTQEGDPHTIRFVLVGPESGVPWTAPQDFVFDPNDPWKGLPKEGFYANLTSSYSVWVRGDTPPDVLKAMFTINGKEKVDINKWTEIVTVRFAYGPEETNALPPFSPN; encoded by the coding sequence ATGGCCCACACCACGACCATCGCGAAGCGCGGGCGGTTGCTTGCGTTGTTCGCTTGTCTTTGTGTTCCTGGATTGTTTGCTGGTTGCGAAGGTGAGTCGTTGATCGACGATCCCTCGACCCCGCCGGCGCCTTCCGCCAGTTCGCCTCCGCCGCTGAATCCTCAGCCGCCAGGCACGGAACCAGCCACGACTCCTTCCACCACGACTCCGCCACCGATGGCGGAACCTGGGACCGCTCAAACACCAGCTGCTCAAACACCAGGGTCGACGCCGGCGCCTAATTCGTTGCCGGTCGATACGCCGCCGCCTCCGATGGGACTGGGGCCATCTCCTGTCACGCCCGCTCCCGCAATGACACCGAGCGGAGCACCCGGGGCTTCAGCTCCACCGGCCGCCACGCCTCCGGCCCCTGCTCTTTCGCCGATGGCGCCCGGCACGACCGATGTGTCGGCGCTGCGAAGCAAGTTGCTCGGCTTCTGGGCTCCTGAGAAAGACCCCAACAGCGGCTTTCAGCCACCAATCTTAGAGATCGGCGAAGAAGAGTTCTCGATCGCGGGTGGCGAGTCGGGACCTTATCAACTGCTCGATGCCACCACGCCAGCGCGAATCATTTTGGATGGCGGACACGAGAAGATGCACGCGCTGGTTGACCTGAACGGCGATACGCTGCGGCTGAGCATGCTCGACCCGCGCGAGCATCAGGGAGATTTTCCGAAGTCGATGAACGACAAGCGCGGTATGCAGCTCACCTTTCGTCGAGGGGAATCGCCTCCACGGTCGATCGCGCATTTCGGCCTAAGCGTCCGCGGCGTCTACTACCAGGCCGGCACACTTCGGCCCGATGGCAAAGCAGTTGCTATGCGATTGGGAAATCAGCTGTTGGTGTGGGATCTGGAGAACCAACGCAAAGTCACTCGACTCTCGTCGCTGAACTGTGGCGAGATCGGGCAGATGTCGTGGTCGCCCGATGGCAAATGGTTAGGTGTGGCTTCGCAGTATGCGCTGCCGAACATTGATGGCGGTTATGTAATGGATGTCGACACCATGAAGCCCTTGGCCACCTTCGAAAAGGAGTGTGCCTACGTCGTCTTCAGTCCCGATGGTCGCTTCTTTGCCACGGGCGGTCGCGAAGTGAACCCGAAACTATGGAGCACCACCAGCGGCAAGCCGGTCATCGAGTTGAAGACGCAAGCGAATCGTTCCGAGGCTGGGGCGATCAGTCCCAACTCGAAATGGCTTGCCACCTATGGCCATGGTTCCGACACGATCGAGTTGTTTGAGACCCAGAGCGGGAAGAAACTGGCGGAGTTGCCACTGAAGAAAGATCAGCAGGTCAGCAGAATTTGCTTCGCACCCGATAACCGCTCGGTGTATGCGTTGACGACCAACGAGGAACCCGGGGTCTGGAAGTTTGCCCTGGATAGCAAACAGCCGATGCCCCAACGGATTCACGAGACCGAGTACGATGATATGGCGTTCTCGGCCGATGGTTCGGTTTTTGTCGCGTCGGCGGAAGAGGTCTTGGAGGTTCGAGAAGATCCCGACGCAAGAGATCCAACCGAAACATTCGCACTGGCGATCGACGGAACAACCATCGATGTTTCACGCGACGGTCGTTTACTGCTGGGAGCATCGAAGGGGCGCTGCGAAGTATTCGATCGGAAGGCCACCTCTGATGAGAAAGCGGTTCGTTGGCCAGGTCGACTCAGCGAGGAGCAAGACGCGATCTTTACTCAGGACAGCAAGTTCTTCGACATGAGCTACACGCTGGTGGGAGAAGACAGAAATATCATGCAGGATGGCAATCCGGTCCTAAGCTGGCGGGTTCGCGTTTTTGATCGATACGATGCCTCGGTCGAGCACGAGTTAGCCCCTTGGGACTCGCAAGAAAACAAGGCCTTGCTCGAAACGCCTCCCAAGTTGTTTCGTCTCGACAAGCCTGAAGACAACAAGGCGTATGCGTTGCACGTGACCGGCCCTGGAACGGTCCGCGATCCGAACGGAATTTCCACCCAGGAAGGCGATCCTCATACGATTCGGTTCGTACTGGTAGGCCCGGAATCAGGCGTTCCGTGGACCGCTCCGCAAGACTTCGTGTTCGATCCGAACGATCCCTGGAAAGGGCTGCCGAAGGAAGGCTTTTATGCCAACCTTACCAGCAGTTACTCGGTGTGGGTGAGAGGCGACACGCCTCCCGACGTACTGAAAGCGATGTTCACCATCAACGGCAAGGAAAAGGTCGACATCAACAAATGGACCGAAATCGTCACGGTGCGATTCGCCTATGGCCCAGAGGAAACGAATGCCTTGCCGCCGTTTTCGCCGAACTAA